The Deltaproteobacteria bacterium DNA segment TTCAGGGAAATCTAAATCCATTCATAGCTGATAGCTGTAGTGAGAGCAATCGCTAGGGTGTTCGTTCGGTCGTCTCAGCATCAGATTGTAGCCTAATAGTTCCAACACATGGGATTCTCAGGCTATCAATATTGCCGAAAAGACACCGAATTCCGGTCTAGGTCAGGCGTTTGCTTATATGATTAAACATTGGGAAAAACTAACTCTTTCTACAGAAAGCAGGTTCCCCGCTGGATAACAACATTTGCGAGCGCGCCATAAAAAAGGTCATCCTCCACAGAAAAAACTCCCTCTTCTTTCGCTCCCTCAATGGCGCAAGAGTCGGCGATATTTTCATGAGCCTCATTCACACCGCCGAACTACACCAAATAAATACTTTCGATTACCTCGTAGCCCTACAGCGCAATTACAAAGACCTCGCACAAAACCCCACTCTCTGGATGCCCTGGAATTACCAAATACGCCTCACCGAAATCACAACCCCAAATACCCCAATCCCACCTCCGGACCCGTAATGGATCCAACCTTCCCAACTTTACGCACGCTTGCCGAAAAGACACAAAAGCGCTAGAACTACTAAAATAACGCCATTTTCTGTATTCATAATCGTCCTTAGCCCTATATATTCGTTTTGTTCATTGGCAACCTGCCACTTCTGGCGAAATTCCTTTTGCACATAGACACATATTGCAAACCTCACTCCTGAATTAACTATAGAAATTTGGATAGCATCTTCCCTCGAGCCATATGTACCGCGAGGGGCAAAGTGTCGTCGTTGTCACCGTTGGCGGCGGCTGTAACGTTTGGTTGCTTGGAATAGTTGTGGTTGTAGTTGTAGTTGTAGTTGTGCTAGTAACCAACATGAAATTTGGAGGAATGGGGAAACCACCTACAGCAACGAGTTCCCTATAGCCAATGGCCTGCGCTCTTACCGTTAAATCTGGTAAAAATGGGGTCACGGTTTTGACACGAGCTTGCATTAACAGCATGAAAGGATGTAACTTCAATACATCTTGATAATTGTCTGCTACTGATATTTTGCCGGCCTTGCAGCTTCCGTTCGTTGCCGCGCTAAGCGTTACTGAACTAGCGCAAAGAGTTCTGTGATAAATGGTGTTTCCATTTAG contains these protein-coding regions:
- a CDS encoding transposase, whose translation is MDNNICERAIKKVILHRKNSLFFRSLNGARVGDIFMSLIHTAELHQINTFDYLVALQRNYKDLAQNPTLWMPWNYQIRLTEITTPNTPIPPPDP